In Vigna angularis cultivar LongXiaoDou No.4 chromosome 8, ASM1680809v1, whole genome shotgun sequence, one DNA window encodes the following:
- the LOC128193809 gene encoding uncharacterized protein LOC128193809, producing MTKEEYYNGSRHCILIASGDPVPRRMLVSVPQVDKGRIFGTQLHTLNVDFCEVAEMFGPLAVSLSIISAVQHPIFGVIFNMGNNGSPMVTTPNSNIRIGELNVLLARNFKEAHDALRGKRRVDPATKESVKSMRMTNEEVANMVYSRGALPADDSMFLQSRGNIVNSEPSLLPPILPYGCTSTSSSRRPHLPFLAAGFDPYGRPVFGPTTGVPPPPKTPQFNPHDFWPPPPSSTYSQNLVHAWEGTLFGKMHRNRTNTQRGKALRRATSPPT from the exons ATGACAAAAGAAGAATACTACAACGGTAGTAGACATTGTATTCTTATAGCATCCGGAGACCCTGTTCCTAGGAGAATGTTAGTCTCTGTGCCACAGGTTGATAAAGGAAGAATTTTTGGGACACAGTTGCATACTTTAAATGTTGATTTTTGTGAGGTGGCAGAAATGTTTGGCCCG CTAGCAGTATCCCTTTCAATAATATCTGCAGTGCAACATCCAATTTTTGGAGTGATATTCAATATG GGAAATAACGGTTCTCCAATGGTAACCACTCCAAACTCTAACATTAGAATTGGCGAGTTGAATGTTCTATTGGCAAGAAATTTTAAGGAGGCACATGATGCCCTTCGTGGGAAAAGAAGAGTGGATCCAGCCACAAAAGAGAGTGTAAAATCAATGAGGATGACAAATG AAGAAGTTGCTAACATGGTTTATTCAAGGGGTGCTTTACCAGCTGATGACTCCATGTTCCTTCAGTCAAGAGGAAACATAGTTAATAGTGAACCATCCTTATTACCACCAATTCTTCCATATGGTTGTACTAGTACCAGCAGCAGCAGGCGTCCACATCTTCCATTCCTGGCAGCAGGCTTTGATCCATATGGTAGACCTGTGTTTGGACCAACCACTGGGGTTCCACCTCCACCAAAAACACCTCAATTTAATCCCCATGATTTTTGGCCTCCTCCACCATCTTCTACATATTCTCAAAACCTAGTGCATGCATGGGAG GGAACTTTGTTTGGAAAAATGCACAGGAATCGCACAAACACTCAGAGAGGAAAG GCCCTCAGAAGAGCAACCTCACCCCCTACGTAA
- the LOC108343951 gene encoding mediator of RNA polymerase II transcription subunit 25-like isoform X1, whose amino-acid sequence MANNKWLNITVDGNSALASYWPNIFSDCLEKIVRNFFEDSRNEGANAQVGLVMYNANNNPGLDVQYIPWTREVDSFLGVLSSLVFNGNNENQQTMVKGLAEALLMFPRPSNFMTTEEYYNGTRHCIVVAARDPIPAKMTVSVPEINQGTTVGTQLYTVNADFYDVAELFSPLAVSLSIISPVQHPCFEVIFNMGNNGSPLETDPISNFRIGQFNVILSRNFREAHVALRGKRTMDPPTNDIRVPIHYANDNQEDLFTIAKMMMSGGRNTEAARDRLETTNPVSLAVSDGFSTPAMFVSNAESSTREGSSEGLVEERGMADQPTSRSSENSLNILPYFALQTLPNITTTTSSSKGFARLPYLAAGFDPYGRPTYEPNGVPPPPITPQFNPIDFWPPQPSSNSLNLVQAWQGTLIAKTHRSRKNLQRGKAHRRVTSPFTLTNEWSSRLEVAFYLPQKALNYTITIFRGPIDYVFFYMLHFNNLDLYEYLMKKNLCAKVNLPFQTLIISPTKNRHFYIGTVFPADVTFVQMN is encoded by the exons ATGGCAAATAACAAATGGTTAAACATAACAGTTGATGGAAACTCAGCCTTGGCTTCTTACTGGCCCAACATTTTCTCAGACTGTCTTGAAAAGATAGTCAG GAACTTCTTTGAAGACTCAAGAAACGAG GGAGCTAATGCACAGGTAGGTCTGGTAATGTATAATGCCAACAACAATCCAg GGTTGGACGTTCAATATATCCCTTGGACAAGAGAGGTGGATAGTTTTTTAGGTGTGTTATCATCATTGGTTTTCAATGGAAATAATGAAAACCAACAGACCATGGTGAAAGGTCTTGCAGAAGCTCTACTG ATGTTTCCAAGGCCTTCTAATTTCATGACAACAGAAGAATACTATAATGGGACAAGACATTGTATTGTTGTAGCAGCAAGAGATCCCATTCCTGCGAAAATGACAGTCTCTGTGCCAGAGATTAATCAAGGAACAACTGTTGGCACACAATTATATACTGTAAATGCTGATTTCTACGATGTGGCAGAATTGTTTAGCCCA TTAGCAGTATCTCTTTCAATAATATCCCCAGTACAACATCCATGTTTTGAAGTGATATTCAATATg GGGAATAATGGTTCTCCACTGGAAACCGATCCTATTTCTAATTTTAGAATTGGTCAGTTTAATGTTATACTGTCAAGGAATTTTAGAGAGGCACATGTTGCTCTTCGTGGGAAAAGAACAATGGATCCACCCACAAATGACATTAGGGTTCCTATACATTATGCTAACGACAATCAAG AAGACCTATTCACAATTGCTAAGATGATGATGAGTGGAGGGAGAAATACAGAAGCTGCCAGAGATAGACTT GAGACTACAAACCCAGTGTCCCTAGCTGTCTCAGATGGGTTTTCAACTCCAGCAATGTTTGTTTCCAATGCAGAAAGTTCCACAAGAGAAGGGTCTTCAGAAGGATTAGTTGAAGAAAGAGGCATGGCTGATCAACCAACCTCTCGTTCAAGTGAAAACTCATTGAATATTCTACCCTACTTCGCACTACAAACGCTTCCTAATATTACTACTACCACTAGTAGTAGCAAAGGTTTTGCACGTCTTCCATACTTAGCAGCTGGGTTTGATCCATACGGTAGACCTACATATGAACCAAATGGGGTTCCTCCACCACCCATAACACCGCAATTTAATCCAATTGATTTTTGGCCTCCACAACCATCTTCAAACTCTCTAAATCTAGTGCAAGCATGGCAG GGAACTTTGATTGCAAAAACGCACAGGAGTCGCAAAAACCTTCAGAGAGGAAAG GCTCACAGAAGAGTAACATCACCCTTCAC GCTTACGAATGAGTGGTCCAGTAGGCTAGAAGTAGCCTTCTATTTACCACAAAAAGCTCTCAACTATACGATAac GATTTTTCGTGGACCCATTGATTATGTTTTCTTCTATATGTTGCATTTCAACAATCTGGACTTGTATGAATATCTGATGAAGAAAAACCTG TGTGCGAAAGTTAATCTCCCATTTCAGACTTTGATCATATCTCCAACGAAAAACAGACACTTCTACATAGGAACAGTGTTCCCTGCG GATGTTACATTTGTTCAAATGAACTAA
- the LOC108343951 gene encoding mediator of RNA polymerase II transcription subunit 25-like isoform X2, whose amino-acid sequence MKKNTDQGANAQVGLVMYNANNNPGLDVQYIPWTREVDSFLGVLSSLVFNGNNENQQTMVKGLAEALLMFPRPSNFMTTEEYYNGTRHCIVVAARDPIPAKMTVSVPEINQGTTVGTQLYTVNADFYDVAELFSPLAVSLSIISPVQHPCFEVIFNMGNNGSPLETDPISNFRIGQFNVILSRNFREAHVALRGKRTMDPPTNDIRVPIHYANDNQEDLFTIAKMMMSGGRNTEAARDRLETTNPVSLAVSDGFSTPAMFVSNAESSTREGSSEGLVEERGMADQPTSRSSENSLNILPYFALQTLPNITTTTSSSKGFARLPYLAAGFDPYGRPTYEPNGVPPPPITPQFNPIDFWPPQPSSNSLNLVQAWQGTLIAKTHRSRKNLQRGKAHRRVTSPFTLTNEWSSRLEVAFYLPQKALNYTITIFRGPIDYVFFYMLHFNNLDLYEYLMKKNLCAKVNLPFQTLIISPTKNRHFYIGTVFPADVTFVQMN is encoded by the exons ATGAAGAAGAATACTGATCAG GGAGCTAATGCACAGGTAGGTCTGGTAATGTATAATGCCAACAACAATCCAg GGTTGGACGTTCAATATATCCCTTGGACAAGAGAGGTGGATAGTTTTTTAGGTGTGTTATCATCATTGGTTTTCAATGGAAATAATGAAAACCAACAGACCATGGTGAAAGGTCTTGCAGAAGCTCTACTG ATGTTTCCAAGGCCTTCTAATTTCATGACAACAGAAGAATACTATAATGGGACAAGACATTGTATTGTTGTAGCAGCAAGAGATCCCATTCCTGCGAAAATGACAGTCTCTGTGCCAGAGATTAATCAAGGAACAACTGTTGGCACACAATTATATACTGTAAATGCTGATTTCTACGATGTGGCAGAATTGTTTAGCCCA TTAGCAGTATCTCTTTCAATAATATCCCCAGTACAACATCCATGTTTTGAAGTGATATTCAATATg GGGAATAATGGTTCTCCACTGGAAACCGATCCTATTTCTAATTTTAGAATTGGTCAGTTTAATGTTATACTGTCAAGGAATTTTAGAGAGGCACATGTTGCTCTTCGTGGGAAAAGAACAATGGATCCACCCACAAATGACATTAGGGTTCCTATACATTATGCTAACGACAATCAAG AAGACCTATTCACAATTGCTAAGATGATGATGAGTGGAGGGAGAAATACAGAAGCTGCCAGAGATAGACTT GAGACTACAAACCCAGTGTCCCTAGCTGTCTCAGATGGGTTTTCAACTCCAGCAATGTTTGTTTCCAATGCAGAAAGTTCCACAAGAGAAGGGTCTTCAGAAGGATTAGTTGAAGAAAGAGGCATGGCTGATCAACCAACCTCTCGTTCAAGTGAAAACTCATTGAATATTCTACCCTACTTCGCACTACAAACGCTTCCTAATATTACTACTACCACTAGTAGTAGCAAAGGTTTTGCACGTCTTCCATACTTAGCAGCTGGGTTTGATCCATACGGTAGACCTACATATGAACCAAATGGGGTTCCTCCACCACCCATAACACCGCAATTTAATCCAATTGATTTTTGGCCTCCACAACCATCTTCAAACTCTCTAAATCTAGTGCAAGCATGGCAG GGAACTTTGATTGCAAAAACGCACAGGAGTCGCAAAAACCTTCAGAGAGGAAAG GCTCACAGAAGAGTAACATCACCCTTCAC GCTTACGAATGAGTGGTCCAGTAGGCTAGAAGTAGCCTTCTATTTACCACAAAAAGCTCTCAACTATACGATAac GATTTTTCGTGGACCCATTGATTATGTTTTCTTCTATATGTTGCATTTCAACAATCTGGACTTGTATGAATATCTGATGAAGAAAAACCTG TGTGCGAAAGTTAATCTCCCATTTCAGACTTTGATCATATCTCCAACGAAAAACAGACACTTCTACATAGGAACAGTGTTCCCTGCG GATGTTACATTTGTTCAAATGAACTAA
- the LOC108343981 gene encoding mediator of RNA polymerase II transcription subunit 25, whose protein sequence is MAPKKWLNILVDGSSALGPYWPNIVSEYLEKIVRTFFYNSIEEEANEAPCELGLVMYNSNSNTGLDVQYIHWTRDVNYFLDILSCLAFNGDNLNQHAMVEGLAKALMMFPRPSNVMTAQEYYNGERHCVVVAARDPFPTRMLVSVPEITKEGIIGTNLHYVNADFYEVAEMFGPLAVSLSIISPIQHPIFEVIFNVANDGSIVSTSPICSTRMDQFTVLLSRKFKEAHDAFRGKRIMDPSTEEWIESMKRTNNTRFPINFANHCQAMVSTTPTLTAGEGSSKGVVMEERDNMGVLGGMSMLPGSTGNSLNVQPYATNNGGGGGGGHQHFQFGRSAVGSSTRAPPASATPQFNHTNTLPFSPSFTNFQPYVHAWEGCLVGNIHNNRSSILIAKALKRETSPLTLTENWSSRLEIILYLSEKAVSHTINIYSEPVDYVFFSIMQFNNLDLYEHLKNKKLCAKIRLPSQTLILSATESKDHYIGTIFLGETIFVEPI, encoded by the exons ATGGCACCTAAGAAATGGTTAAACATACTTGTAGATGGCAGCTCAGCCTTGGGTCCATACTGGCCCAACATTGTTTCAGAATATCTCGAGAAAATTGTCAG GACCTTCTTTTACAACTCAATAGAAGAg GAAGCTAATGAAGCACCATGTGAGTTGGGTCTAGTCATGTATAATTCCAACTCCAATACAg GGTTGGACGTCCAATATATTCATTGGACAAGAGAtgtgaattattttttagaCATTTTATCATGCTTAGCTTTTAATGGAGATAATCTAAACCAACATGCTATGGTGGAAGGCCTTGCAAAGGCCCTAATG ATGTTTCCAAGGCCTTCTAATGTAATGACAGCACAAGAGTACTATAATGGAGAAAGACATTGTGTTGTTGTAGCAGCAAGAGATCCATTTCCTACGAGAATGTTGGTCTCTGTACCTGAGATTACTAAAGAAGGAATCATTGGGACAAATTTACATTATGTAAATGCTGATTTTTACGAGGTGGCAGAAATGTTTGGTCCG TTAGCAGTGTCCCTATCAATAATATCTCCAATTCAACACCCAATTTTTGAAGTGATATTCAACGTG gCAAATGATGGTTCTATAGTATCAACCAGTCCCATATGCAGTACTAGAATGGATcaatttactgttttactgtCAAGAAAATTTAAAGAGGCACATGATGCCTTTCGAGGGAAAAGGATAATGGATCCAAGCACAGAAGAATGGATAGAATCAATGAAGAGAACAAATAACACTCGATTTCCCATAAACTTTGCTAACCACTGTCAAG CAATGGTATCCACAACACCAACTTTGACAGCAGGAGAGGGGTCTTCAAAAGGAGTGGTTATGGAAGAAAGAGACAACATGGGTGTTCTTGGAGGCATGTCAATGTTGCCTGGTTCAACTGGAAATTCATTGAATGTTCAACCATATGCTACTAAcaatggtggtggtggtggtggtggtcaCCAACATTTTCAATTTGGTAGATCTGCAGTGGGATCAAGCACTAGGGCTCCTCCTGCATCTGCAACACCTCAATTTAATCACACTAATACTTTGCCTTTCTCACCATCTTTTACAAACTTTCAACCCTACGTGCATGCATGGGAG GGATGTTTGGTTGGAAATATTCACAATAATCGCTCCTCCATTCTTATAGCAAAG GCTCTCAAAAGAGAAACATCGCCTTTAAC GCTCACTGAGAATTGGTCTAGTAGGCTAGAGATTATCCTCTATTTATCAGAGAAAGCTGTATCCCATACAATAAA TATTTATAGTGAGCCTGTAGATTATGTGTTCTTCAGTATAATGCAATTCAACAATCTTGACTTATACGAACATCTGAAGAACAAAAAACTG TGTGCGAAAATTCGTCTCCCTTCTCAAACTTTGATCTTATCTGCAACTGAAAGCAAAGACCACTACATAGGAACAATTTTCCTTGGG GAAACCATATTTGTTGAACCTATCTAA
- the LOC108344847 gene encoding nudix hydrolase 20, chloroplastic, giving the protein MTRHRYLNFVLLNKPETAMGTVCCISKFATLNYVRSRPFSSFLPSHPFPSTTSTNFSLASSFSSSVTLSFTWNDAIGISESQTDTQDRSRYLQGFFNKVQLCNRGSEKQSEFLPFVVEDHIVGFIHNGFVEHLRGFGDVFVFPKEKFNGGPNGDFVSLHPMLKTADERTSAVGYVVQQLGEERIPGIRNELYPVTSSFGAPIFFSLERAAAPYFGIKAYGVHMNGYVEVDGQKHLWIGKRSDTKQTYPGMLDHLVAGGLPHGIDCQENVIKECEEEAGIPRSLSVKAIPVGAVSYMDIDGYRYKRDVLFCYDLKLPKDFIPNNEDGEVDSFKLIPVRQVAEVIRKTQFFKTNCSLVIIDFLFRHGYITPEYHGYLDLLRSLRIGDCS; this is encoded by the exons ATGACACGACACAGATACCTTAACTTTGTTCTGTTGAACAAACCAGAGACAGCAATGGGAACGGTTTGCTGCATCAGCAAATTTGCTACTTTGAACTACGTCAGATCACGACCCTTCTCTTCATTCCTTCCCTCTCACCCTTTTCCCTCCACAACTTCCACCAACTTCAGCTTGGCCtcgtctttttcttcttctgtcaCATTATCGTTCACATGGAACGATGCCATTGGCATATCTGAATCTCAAACCGACACACAAGACCGCTCTCGCTATCTCCAAGGCTTCTTCAACAAAGTTCAACTATGCAATCGTGGTTCT GAAAAACAATCTGAGTTCCTTCCGTTTGTGGTCGAGGACCACATTGTTGGATTCATTCACAATGG ATTTGTGGAGCATTTGAGGGGCTTTGGCGATGTGTTTGTCTTCCCCAAAGAAAAATTCAATGGAGGCCCCAATGGTGACTTTGTTTCTTTGCATCCAATGCTGAAGACAGCTGATGAAAGAACCAGTGCAGTTGGATATGTAGTACAGCAGTTGGGAGAGGAGCGGATTCCAGGTATACGGAATGAG CTTTACCCTGTGACATCATCCTTTGGTGCacccattttcttttcattggaGCGTGCAGCAGCTCCTTATTTCGGCATAAAG GCTTATGGAGTCCATATGAATGGCTATGTTGAGGTGGATGGGCAGAAGCACCTTTGGATAGGAAAGAGAAGTGACACAAAACAGACATATCCTGGAATGCTTGATCATCTAGTTGCAGGAGGACTG CCACACGGCATTGACTGTCAGGAGAATGTCATAAAGGAATGTGAAGAGGAAGCAGGAATACCTAGATCTCTCTCTGTCAA AGCCATACCTGTAGGGGCTGTTTCATATATGGACATTGATGGGTATAGATACAAGAGAGATGTCCTATTCTGTTATGATCTAAAACTTCCAAAAGATTTCATACCTAATAATGAAG ATGGAGAAGTTGATAGCTTCAAGTTGATCCCTGTTAGGCAAGTTGCAGAAGTCATACGTAAGACACAGTTTTTCAAGACAAATTGCTCGCTCGTAATCATTGACTTCCTGTTTCGACACGG ATACATCACTCCTGAATATCATGGATATTTGGATCTCCTCCGTAGCTTAAGAATAGGAGATTGTTCCTGA
- the LOC108345256 gene encoding strigolactone esterase D14 has product MEPKLHNNPKMLEKKWLSTALNARSIGLGTETIVLAHGFGTDQSVWDKITPFLVEHYKVVLFDWPFSGTVDPTLYDPLKYSSMEAFADVLVTLMDQMDLKAITFVGHSMSGMIGCIASIARPDLFKRLILLGASPRYLNTDDYEGGFTSSDVEQFLQNMESNYDNWVIAFSLLAVDPNDEPSVNKFREFLGRMRADVAVSLAKTVFYSDYRDILEKIETPCTIIQTTSDIIVPFNVALYMQRKIKGKVTLEALEAKGHFPQMTACPQLVDVLKGVIGL; this is encoded by the exons ATGGAACCCAAACTTCATAATAACCCAAAGATGTTAGAAAAAAAGTGGCTTTCTACTGCCTTGAATGCCAGAAGCATCGGATTAGGCACTGAGACCATAGTCCTTGCTCATGGTTTTGGAACAGACCAGTCTGTCTGGGACAAGATCACTCCCTTCCTTGTTGAACACTACAAGGTTGTGCTGTTTGATTGGCCCTTTTCTGGAACTGTGGATCCAACCCTCTATGACCCTTTGAAGTATTCCTCCATGGAAGCTTTTGCTGATGTGTTGGTCACTCTCATGGATCAGATGGACCTCAAAGCTATCACCTTTGTTGGTCATTCCATGTCTGGCATGATTGGCTGCATAGCCTCCATCGCCAGGCCTGACCTCTTCAAAAGGCTTATTCTCCTTGGTGCTTCTCCCAG GTATCTTAATACTGATGACTATGAGGGTGGCTTTACTAGCTCAGATGTTGAGCAGTTTTTGCAGAACATGGAGTCCAACTATGACAACTGGGTTATTGCCTTCTCCTTACTGGCAGTGGACCCAAATGATGAGCCATCTGTTAACAAATTCAGAGAGTTCCTGGGAAGAATGAGAGCTGATGTGGCAGTATCCTTAGCCAAGACTGTGTTCTACAGTGATTACAGAGATATACTTGAGAAAATTGAAACTCCATGCACCATCATTCAGACCACTAGTGACATTATTGTTCCATTCAATGTAGCACTATACATGCagagaaaaattaaaggaaaagttACATTGGAGGCTTTGGAAGCTAAAGGGCATTTTCCTCAGATGACTGCATGCCCTCAGCTAGTTGATGTGCTGAAGGGTGTTATTGGCTTGTAA